From a region of the Panicum virgatum strain AP13 chromosome 2K, P.virgatum_v5, whole genome shotgun sequence genome:
- the LOC120678716 gene encoding U-box domain-containing protein 39-like, whose product MGAARPRRWKLPFHRATSGGTSAPCSPSSRSSAAPAPASPARSEAWAAEAVPEEFLCPISGALMADPVILPSGKTYERACLQACAELAFLPPGVDPGGAGTMIPNAALRAAIGTWCARAGRAPPAPPSAQAAREAVLRAMPPAAAAKSVRTTARRAAALAASSSNSSYSSPASTSSYGSSSEIVPAEEEDGGSARPVKDAAPQPRIVREVEVEAEPVDPLEDDVVGKVLDADEDGVVAAAMGALREATRESAERRRALCTPRLLGALRRVLLLPRHAAARVDAAAALVNLSLEPANKVRIVRAGAVPALVEVLRSGASAPEAREHAAGALFGLALHEDNRAAIGVLGAVPPLLDLLTSPAHPPRARRDAGMALYHLSLAAVNQSKVARFPGAPKALLAVASGAAEPGPIRRLALMVACNVAACAEGRAALMDAGAVASVAGILDGATGGGGAADLEEWCVSAMYAMSRGSLRFRGLARAAGADRALRRVVADEGAGVRREMARKTLRAMRGDLDEDGECNDLTGSSLECGDGEDCGGSIVSDGLMSFRRRQRELGVSSGGNTAEF is encoded by the coding sequence ATGGGTgcggcgcgcccgcgccgctggAAGCTGCCGTTCCACCGCGCCACCAGCGGCGGCACCAGCGCGCCGTGCTCGCCGTCGTCCAGGTcgtccgcggcgccggcgcccgcctcgccggcgcggtcggaggcgtgggcggcggaggcggtgccgGAGGAGTTCCTGTGCCCGATCTCCGGCGCGCTGATGGCGGACCCGGTCATCCTGCCGTCCGGGAAGACCTACGAGCGGGCGTGCCTCCAGGCCTGCGCGGAGCTCGCCTTCCTGCCCCCCGGCGTGGACCCCGGGGGCGCCGGGACGATGATTCCTAACGCCGCGCTCAGGGCGGCCATCGGCACCTggtgcgcgcgcgccggccgggccccgccggcgccgccgtcggcccaggcggcgcgggaggccgtGCTGCGCGCGATgcccccggcggccgcggccaagTCCGTGAGGACCACGGCCAGGCGcgccgcggcgctggcggcgagcTCGTCCAATTCGTCGTACTCGTCGCCGGCGTCAACCTCGTCGTACGGGTCGTCCTCGGAGATAGtcccggcggaggaggaggacggcgggaGCGCGCGGCCCGTCAAGGACGCCGCGCCGCAGCCGCGGATAGtgagggaggtggaggtggaggcggagccGGTCGACCCGCTGGAGGACGACGTGGTGGGCAAGGTCTTGGATGCGGACGAGGACGGGGTCGtcgcggcggcgatgggcgcGCTCCGCGAGGCCACGCGGGagagcgcggagcggcggcgcgcgctgtgCACGCCGCGACTCCTCGGCGCGCTGCGGCGGGTGCTGCTGCTCCCGCGCCACGCGGCCGCGCGGGTGGACGCGGCGGCCGCGCTCGTCAACCTCTCCCTGGAGCCGGCCAACAAGGTCCGCATCGTGCGCGCGGGCGCCGTGCCGGCGCTCGTGGAGGTGCTCCGGTCGGGGGCCTCGGCGCCCGAGGCCCGGGAGCACGCGGCGGGGGCGCTGTTCGGGCTGGCGCTCCACGAGGACAACCGCGCCGCCATCGGCGTGCTGGGCGCGGTGCCCCCGCTCCTCGACCTCCTCACCTCGCCGGCCCacccgccccgcgcgcgccgcgacgCCGGGATGGCGCTCTACCACCTCTCTCTCGCCGCGGTCAACCAGTCCAAGGTGGCGCGCTTCCCGGGCGCGCCCAAGGCGCTGCTGGCCGtggcctccggcgccgccgagccGGGCCCCATCCGCCGGCTGGCGCTCATGGTGGCCTGCAACGTGGCTGCCTGCGCCGAGGGCCGCGCCGCGCTCATGGACGCGGGCGCCGTGGCGTCCGTCGCGGGCATCCTCGACGGCGCcaccggcgggggcggcgccgcggacCTGGAGGAGTGGTGCGTGTCGGCGATGTACGCCATGAGCCGCGGCAGCCTCCGGTTCCGCGGCCTGGCGCGCGCCGCGGGGGCGGACCGGGCGCTCCGGCGCGTGGTGGCGGACGAGGGCGCCGGCGTCCGGCGCGAGATGGCGCGCAAGACGCTGCGCGCCATGCGGGGCGACCTGGACGAGGACGGCGAGTGCAACGACCTGACGGGGAGCAGCCTGGagtgcggcgacggcgaggactgTGGCGGGAGCATCGTGTCGGACGGGCTCATGTCGTTCCGGCGCCGGCAGCGCGAGCTCGGCGTCTCGTCCGGCGGCAACACGGCAGAGTTCTGA